One part of the Janthinobacterium sp. 17J80-10 genome encodes these proteins:
- a CDS encoding FeoA family protein → MKRTNVTSTLAQMSLRQPCLIQTVQAPPHAPEWLRWLEEIGFIAGEQVMLLARGMPGGDPLVVRVGTSTFALRLAEAACVSVLAVNAGQM, encoded by the coding sequence ATGAAACGAACAAATGTTACATCGACGCTGGCACAAATGTCCCTGCGCCAACCTTGTCTCATACAAACGGTACAGGCTCCACCGCACGCGCCAGAATGGCTGCGCTGGCTGGAAGAAATTGGCTTCATTGCGGGTGAACAAGTCATGCTGCTGGCGCGCGGCATGCCGGGCGGTGATCCCCTGGTCGTGCGCGTAGGCACATCCACTTTTGCCCTGCGCCTTGCCGAAGCTGCCTGCGTAAGTGTACTAGCCGTAAATGCAGGACAAATGTAA
- a CDS encoding ferrous iron transporter B, which produces MKQAVVHVHAAGPLLALVGNPNCGKTALFNRLTGSRQKVANYAGVTVERKEGRLQTPGGKTLRVLDLPGAYSLHPRSPDERVTCDVLYGRAAGEKRPDLVVCVVDATNLRRNLRLVLAVKRLGLPCVVALNMADLAEKSGRPVDADALARELGIPVVATIGVASGGEQALRTLLDDPELWRRGAPALAPLQDASASTAGDHEEVRRILQSMGLDHIVPHTGSDRIDHVVLHPVGGPILLGFLLFLIFQAVFAWAEAPMGWIEQLTAWVSAAVGGLLPDGWIKSLVVDGMIAGAGGVVVFLPQIIILFFFILLLEESGYLPRAAFLLDRLMGSVGLSGRSFIPLLSSFACAIPGIMATRSISNPRDRLVTIMIAPLMTCSARLPVYALLIAAFVPQHSVWGVLELQGLVLFALYAAGILGALAVAWILKRFTSSGRMVRPLMMELPNYHWPSFANIALGLWQRVRIFMKRVGGIILGLTILMWFLASFPTPPIGATGPAIEYSLAGMLGRALAVVFEPIGFNWQISIALVPGLAAREVLVSSLGTVYALSTSGDAATAALSAVISRDWSLATAFSLLAWFVFAPQCLSTLATVKRETGGWKMPLIMAGYLFGLAYLASFLTYRITLALM; this is translated from the coding sequence ATGAAACAGGCTGTCGTCCATGTGCATGCTGCAGGCCCCTTGCTGGCCTTGGTAGGCAACCCCAACTGCGGCAAGACTGCCCTCTTCAACCGCCTCACCGGCAGCCGCCAGAAAGTCGCCAACTACGCCGGTGTTACTGTCGAACGCAAGGAAGGCCGGCTGCAAACGCCCGGCGGCAAAACCTTGCGGGTGCTCGACCTGCCGGGCGCCTACAGCCTGCATCCCCGCTCGCCCGATGAACGCGTAACGTGTGACGTCCTGTATGGCCGTGCGGCAGGCGAAAAACGGCCCGATCTGGTGGTGTGCGTGGTGGACGCCACCAACCTGCGGCGCAACCTGCGCCTGGTGCTGGCCGTCAAACGTCTGGGCCTGCCCTGTGTAGTGGCATTGAACATGGCCGACCTGGCGGAAAAGTCCGGCAGGCCTGTCGATGCCGATGCGCTGGCGCGCGAACTGGGCATACCGGTGGTCGCCACCATCGGCGTGGCCAGCGGTGGCGAGCAAGCCTTGCGGACATTGCTCGACGACCCCGAATTGTGGCGGCGCGGCGCCCCTGCCCTGGCGCCACTGCAGGATGCAAGCGCCAGCACGGCTGGCGACCATGAGGAAGTGCGACGTATATTGCAGAGCATGGGGCTAGACCATATCGTGCCGCATACCGGCAGCGACCGCATCGACCATGTCGTGCTGCATCCTGTAGGCGGCCCGATACTGCTGGGATTTCTGCTGTTTCTGATCTTCCAGGCCGTGTTCGCCTGGGCGGAAGCGCCGATGGGCTGGATCGAGCAATTGACTGCCTGGGTAAGTGCAGCGGTCGGCGGGTTGCTGCCGGATGGCTGGATCAAAAGCCTGGTGGTCGATGGCATGATCGCCGGCGCCGGTGGCGTCGTGGTCTTCCTGCCGCAGATCATCATCCTGTTTTTCTTTATCCTTCTGCTGGAAGAATCGGGCTACCTGCCACGCGCCGCCTTCCTGCTCGACCGGCTGATGGGCAGCGTCGGCCTGTCAGGCCGCTCCTTCATCCCGCTCCTGTCGAGCTTTGCCTGCGCCATTCCCGGCATCATGGCAACGCGCTCCATTTCCAATCCGCGCGACCGCCTGGTAACCATCATGATCGCGCCGCTGATGACCTGTTCGGCCCGTCTGCCAGTGTATGCCTTGCTGATCGCCGCCTTCGTCCCGCAGCACAGCGTATGGGGCGTGCTGGAATTGCAGGGGCTGGTCTTGTTCGCACTGTATGCGGCCGGCATTCTTGGCGCACTGGCCGTGGCCTGGATCCTGAAACGCTTTACCAGCAGCGGTCGCATGGTGCGCCCTCTGATGATGGAATTGCCCAACTATCATTGGCCCAGTTTTGCCAATATCGCCCTCGGCCTGTGGCAGCGGGTGCGCATCTTCATGAAGCGCGTGGGCGGCATCATCCTCGGATTGACCATCCTGATGTGGTTCCTGGCGAGCTTCCCGACGCCGCCCATCGGTGCGACCGGCCCCGCAATCGAATACAGCCTCGCAGGCATGCTGGGTCGGGCGCTGGCGGTGGTGTTCGAGCCAATCGGTTTCAACTGGCAGATCAGCATCGCCCTGGTGCCAGGCCTGGCGGCGCGTGAAGTGCTGGTCAGCTCGCTGGGGACCGTGTATGCACTCTCGACATCGGGCGACGCGGCCACTGCCGCCCTGTCTGCCGTGATCAGCCGGGACTGGAGTCTGGCCACGGCATTTTCCCTCCTGGCCTGGTTCGTTTTTGCGCCACAATGCCTGTCCACCCTGGCCACGGTCAAGCGCGAAACCGGTGGCTGGAAAATGCCCTTGATCATGGCCGGCTACCTCTTTGGCCTGGCGTATCTCGCCTCGTTCCTAACTTACCGCATCACCCTGGCGCTCATGTAA
- a CDS encoding PepSY-associated TM helix domain-containing protein, whose product MNLNEGLSEAQAASVPPRRSRSRRAIFLTWLRKIHLYVGLWGAVFGLLFGVTGLLLNHRAILKIPVEKTVQKTVQVALPSATAFSSPADLSAWLQQELQFKSVAPPIIKSQMRQKVIWADIETVQPERWTVILHRPGGAINAEYFVGNRFVKLDKIDATPIGTLTRLHMSTGVNAFWVLLSDTIAGALILLSITGLLLWTQLHTVRTVAVLTSVGALCSALWFMWSI is encoded by the coding sequence ATGAACTTGAATGAAGGTTTGTCCGAGGCACAGGCCGCATCCGTTCCTCCACGTCGCTCCCGCAGCCGCCGGGCCATATTCCTGACCTGGTTGCGCAAGATTCACCTCTACGTGGGCTTGTGGGGCGCGGTGTTCGGACTGTTATTCGGAGTAACCGGCCTCCTGCTGAACCACCGCGCGATCCTGAAAATCCCGGTGGAGAAGACGGTGCAAAAGACCGTTCAGGTGGCCCTTCCTTCGGCGACGGCATTTTCATCGCCGGCGGACTTGTCGGCATGGCTGCAGCAGGAATTGCAGTTCAAGTCGGTAGCGCCGCCGATTATCAAATCACAGATGCGGCAGAAAGTTATCTGGGCTGATATCGAAACCGTGCAGCCGGAGCGATGGACTGTCATTCTGCACCGGCCGGGCGGCGCGATCAATGCCGAATATTTTGTCGGCAACCGTTTTGTAAAGCTGGACAAAATCGATGCCACGCCTATCGGTACGCTGACGCGCCTGCACATGTCCACCGGTGTGAATGCGTTCTGGGTGCTGCTGAGTGACACCATTGCCGGCGCGCTGATCCTGCTGTCGATCACGGGACTGCTCTTGTGGACGCAGCTGCATACGGTGCGCACGGTAGCAGTCCTGACCAGTGTCGGCGCCTTGTGCTCCGCCCTATGGTTCATGTGGTCGATCTAG
- a CDS encoding TonB-dependent siderophore receptor — protein MKKHKLAWLIALAMQQIAGAADAKTVSAPQPESKLPEVKVKADRELAPTYNPPSAVSATKIEAPLRDIPQTVNVVPQSVMRDQGARSMEAVMKSVPGIGLSHGDGQRDQVTIRGFSAIADQFVDGLRDDALYFRDLSNIEQVEVIKGPASVLYGRGSSGGMINRITKKPGIDKNEVALTAGSWNQRRGEFDLARNYSDAGVAFRITGALENADSYRDQQFLDRKALSPSVMVKLGTDTRLLIQADYLEDRRVTDFGIPALNGLPVNVAPGTYFGAAKGKDFDFSESRVTSVGFTLTHRFNSEWSVRNAFRQYEYSLDRNNTLVGTVNAATQTVNLNRSNVRREEDGYFNQTELVQKTTLAGMQHQVLYGVEFGEQNKDQVFRTQNNIAINIPIFNFVAPVVPFTVAGPAQTDNLGIMKVASAYVQDLVTLSEKWKALAGVRYDRFDQKMLQRLAGPNLSRTDTAWSPRAGLVFQPSGAQSYYVSFSKSFQPSAESFPLAANNAQIAPEETTNKEIGVKFDFFNGNASLGAALFQLERTNIKSTDPAAPGVLVPVGVQRTDGLELTFTGELPQGWQIWSGYAYLDARVTSSPTPGLQGKRATLTPQHSANLWITKALGNGWRAGGGVNYVGDRMADPANTVTLLAYTTVDAMVGYKLQGLDLQLNFLNLFDREYIVSGHGSSANLNLPGAPRSVQLTARYNF, from the coding sequence ATGAAAAAGCACAAACTGGCATGGCTGATAGCGCTTGCCATGCAACAAATTGCCGGTGCTGCAGACGCAAAAACCGTTTCCGCGCCCCAGCCCGAGTCCAAGCTGCCTGAAGTCAAGGTCAAGGCGGATCGCGAACTGGCGCCGACCTACAATCCGCCTTCGGCAGTCAGCGCCACCAAGATCGAAGCGCCCTTGCGCGATATTCCGCAAACCGTCAATGTCGTGCCGCAAAGCGTGATGCGTGACCAGGGCGCGCGTTCCATGGAAGCCGTGATGAAATCGGTGCCGGGCATCGGCTTGTCGCACGGCGATGGCCAGCGCGACCAGGTCACGATCCGCGGCTTTTCCGCGATTGCCGACCAGTTTGTCGATGGCTTGCGCGACGATGCCCTGTATTTCCGCGACCTCTCGAATATCGAGCAGGTGGAAGTGATCAAGGGCCCGGCCTCGGTTCTGTATGGCCGCGGCTCGTCGGGCGGCATGATCAACCGCATCACCAAAAAACCTGGCATCGACAAGAACGAGGTTGCGTTGACGGCGGGCAGCTGGAACCAGCGCCGCGGTGAATTCGACCTCGCGCGCAATTACAGCGATGCCGGCGTGGCTTTCCGCATCACTGGCGCACTGGAAAATGCCGACAGCTATCGCGACCAGCAATTCCTGGATCGCAAGGCGCTGTCGCCTTCCGTCATGGTCAAGCTGGGTACTGACACCAGGTTGCTGATTCAGGCTGATTACCTGGAAGACCGCCGCGTCACCGACTTCGGCATTCCCGCGCTGAATGGCTTGCCCGTGAATGTCGCGCCCGGCACTTATTTTGGGGCTGCCAAGGGCAAGGATTTCGACTTTTCGGAATCGCGGGTGACCTCAGTCGGATTCACATTGACGCATCGCTTCAACAGCGAATGGTCGGTGCGCAATGCATTCCGTCAGTACGAATATTCGCTGGACCGTAACAATACCCTGGTGGGAACCGTCAATGCGGCAACCCAGACCGTCAACCTGAACCGCAGTAATGTGCGGCGCGAAGAAGATGGCTATTTCAACCAGACTGAACTGGTGCAGAAAACCACGCTGGCAGGCATGCAGCATCAAGTGCTGTACGGGGTCGAGTTCGGCGAGCAAAACAAGGATCAGGTATTCCGCACGCAGAATAATATTGCGATCAATATCCCCATATTCAATTTCGTGGCGCCGGTCGTGCCGTTTACGGTGGCGGGGCCAGCGCAGACGGACAATCTCGGCATCATGAAGGTGGCCAGCGCTTATGTGCAGGACCTGGTGACCTTGTCGGAAAAATGGAAGGCGCTGGCAGGCGTACGTTATGACCGGTTTGATCAGAAAATGCTGCAGCGCCTTGCAGGCCCTAACCTGAGTCGTACGGATACCGCGTGGAGCCCGCGTGCCGGCCTGGTGTTCCAGCCGAGCGGGGCACAGTCGTATTACGTATCGTTCAGCAAATCGTTCCAGCCGTCGGCTGAAAGTTTTCCGCTGGCGGCAAACAATGCCCAGATCGCGCCGGAAGAAACCACCAACAAGGAAATTGGCGTCAAGTTCGATTTCTTCAATGGCAACGCATCCCTGGGCGCAGCATTGTTTCAGCTGGAACGCACCAATATCAAGTCCACCGATCCTGCCGCCCCTGGAGTGCTGGTGCCGGTAGGCGTGCAGCGGACTGACGGGCTGGAGCTGACCTTCACCGGCGAGCTGCCGCAAGGCTGGCAAATCTGGTCCGGCTATGCCTATCTTGATGCCAGGGTAACTTCGTCGCCAACCCCGGGATTGCAGGGCAAGCGCGCCACCCTGACGCCACAGCACAGCGCCAACCTGTGGATCACCAAAGCATTGGGTAATGGCTGGCGTGCGGGCGGTGGTGTCAATTATGTTGGCGATCGCATGGCGGATCCTGCCAATACGGTTACCCTGCTTGCCTATACGACCGTGGATGCGATGGTTGGCTACAAATTACAAGGCCTGGATCTGCAACTGAACTTCTTGAACCTGTTCGATCGCGAATACATCGTCTCGGGCCACGGTTCGTCCGCTAACCTCAACCTGCCAGGTGCGCCCCGCTCGGTGCAACTGACGGCACGCTACAATTTCTGA
- a CDS encoding TonB-dependent siderophore receptor: protein MQVLPALRPAAAAIASSPAIRTQASARPALLPLGAMVAAMAFSMDAALAQSAQANPGKQEQADAPAKQEATMPTITVKDVRDRETIGYQGGKTSVGKSAQLARDIPQSVTIISSQLMHDRNADTMKEALRNVAGLTFNAGEGGRIGDNITLRGYSAVGDLYLDNMRDIAQYNRESFNLEQIDVLRGSASMLYGRGSTGGLINQVSKQPDKLDRNEAAVTVGSYDYKRLTADINQSIGTDMAARINVMKTDTDSFRDGPEAHRWGIAPSIRWGIGTDNDFTLSYYYLKEDNIPDMGVPYFNNRPLNVPSSRFYGMASYDYEKNETGIATLSHTHRFDRDTNLRTVVRAADYKRDLRAVAPRLAAGTAVITDATAVNRQRQSRGGEENTLTAQSDFNTKFELGGMKHQLLAGMELVKEQAERWTNGSAALSPNNPATTVGNPNIYDTLPGGAVFPRDAFNYYTANTVGIYAQDTIEFAPKWKLVLGARHDNFRARYDRPATAAEITAGLTGLVPYKRDDKEWSYRTGLLYQPTDTASYYASYGTSFNPSAELYQLDDRSVNTPPEKNRNIEIGAKWDLAEGDLSLRTAIFRSEKTNERNTDLASPNIYLMSGKRHTDGIEFEAAGRITPAWEVFGSIALMRGKIDLAAASAANTQGNVPINTPDYTYSLWSTYKLDSWKFGGGIEGVGLRYGSTANTTAAPSYTRVDALVQYEMKKSLIKLNVFNLFDKTYYESVYVGHAVPGTARAVQLTFETKF from the coding sequence ATGCAAGTACTTCCCGCCTTGCGGCCGGCTGCGGCAGCGATCGCGTCCAGCCCCGCTATCCGAACGCAGGCATCCGCCCGCCCTGCCCTGCTGCCGCTTGGCGCCATGGTCGCCGCCATGGCTTTCAGCATGGATGCCGCCCTTGCCCAGAGCGCCCAGGCCAATCCAGGCAAGCAGGAACAGGCCGATGCGCCGGCAAAGCAGGAAGCCACCATGCCGACCATTACCGTCAAGGACGTGCGCGATCGCGAAACGATCGGCTACCAGGGCGGCAAGACCAGCGTGGGCAAGAGCGCCCAGCTGGCGCGCGACATCCCGCAATCGGTCACCATCATTTCCAGCCAGCTGATGCATGACCGTAACGCCGACACCATGAAGGAAGCGCTGCGCAACGTTGCCGGCCTGACCTTCAATGCCGGCGAAGGCGGCCGCATCGGCGACAACATCACCCTGCGCGGCTATTCCGCAGTGGGCGACCTGTACCTGGATAACATGCGCGACATCGCGCAATACAACCGCGAAAGCTTCAACCTCGAACAGATTGACGTGCTGCGCGGCTCGGCCTCGATGCTGTACGGCCGTGGCTCCACCGGCGGCCTGATCAACCAGGTCAGCAAGCAGCCCGACAAGCTGGACCGCAACGAAGCCGCCGTCACCGTTGGCTCGTATGACTACAAGCGCCTGACCGCCGACATCAACCAGAGCATCGGCACCGACATGGCCGCGCGCATCAATGTCATGAAAACCGACACGGACAGCTTCCGCGACGGCCCGGAAGCGCACCGCTGGGGCATCGCGCCCTCGATCCGCTGGGGCATCGGCACCGACAACGATTTCACCCTGTCCTACTATTACCTGAAGGAAGACAACATCCCCGACATGGGCGTGCCTTACTTCAATAACCGCCCGCTTAACGTGCCGTCCAGCCGCTTCTACGGCATGGCCAGCTACGACTATGAAAAGAATGAAACCGGCATCGCCACGCTGAGCCACACGCACCGTTTCGACCGCGATACCAACCTGCGCACGGTGGTGCGCGCGGCCGACTACAAGCGCGACTTGCGCGCCGTGGCGCCCCGCCTGGCTGCCGGCACGGCAGTTATCACGGATGCCACCGCTGTCAATCGCCAGCGCCAGTCACGCGGCGGCGAGGAAAACACCCTCACCGCGCAATCCGACTTCAACACCAAGTTCGAACTCGGCGGCATGAAGCACCAGCTGCTGGCTGGCATGGAACTGGTCAAGGAACAGGCCGAACGCTGGACCAATGGTTCGGCCGCACTCAGCCCGAACAATCCGGCAACCACCGTGGGCAACCCGAACATCTATGACACCCTGCCGGGCGGCGCTGTCTTCCCGCGCGACGCATTCAACTATTACACGGCCAATACCGTCGGCATCTATGCCCAGGACACCATCGAGTTCGCGCCGAAATGGAAGCTGGTGCTGGGCGCGCGCCATGACAACTTCCGCGCCAGGTATGACCGCCCGGCGACCGCCGCCGAAATCACCGCCGGCCTGACCGGACTGGTGCCCTACAAGCGCGACGACAAGGAATGGAGCTACCGGACCGGCTTGCTGTATCAGCCGACCGACACCGCGTCGTATTACGCCTCCTACGGCACCTCGTTCAACCCGTCGGCCGAGCTTTACCAGCTGGATGACCGCAGCGTCAACACGCCGCCGGAAAAGAACCGCAATATCGAAATCGGCGCCAAATGGGACCTGGCCGAGGGTGACCTGTCGCTGCGCACCGCCATCTTCCGCTCGGAAAAAACCAACGAGCGCAATACCGACCTGGCCTCGCCCAACATCTACCTGATGTCCGGCAAGCGCCACACCGACGGCATCGAGTTCGAAGCGGCCGGCCGCATTACGCCTGCCTGGGAAGTGTTCGGCTCGATCGCGCTCATGCGCGGCAAGATCGATCTTGCCGCCGCCTCCGCCGCCAACACGCAGGGCAATGTGCCGATCAATACGCCGGACTATACCTACAGCCTGTGGAGCACTTACAAGCTGGATAGCTGGAAGTTCGGCGGCGGCATCGAAGGCGTCGGCCTGCGCTACGGCAGCACCGCCAACACCACTGCAGCGCCGTCATACACACGCGTTGATGCGCTGGTGCAGTACGAGATGAAAAAATCGCTGATCAAGCTGAACGTCTTCAACCTGTTCGACAAGACGTATTACGAAAGCGTGTACGTAGGCCATGCGGTGCCCGGCACCGCGCGCGCAGTGCAGCTGACCTTCGAAACCAAGTTCTAG
- a CDS encoding Fe2+-dependent dioxygenase: MLLHIPQVLTPAALARCRAIVESADWADGKITAGTQSSQVKNNRQLPEDGEASRAARAIVVDALAKSALFMTGALPKKTYPPLFNRYEGDFNTFGNHIDNAVRTSVATGAWVRTDLSATLFLTGPEEYDGGELVIEDTFGTQSVKLPAGDMILYPSSSVHRVEPVTRGARIASFFWIESMVRDDAQRRMLFDLDMSILSLREAGGDTPPVVKLTGCYHNLLRMWAET; the protein is encoded by the coding sequence ATGCTTTTGCACATTCCTCAAGTGTTGACGCCGGCGGCGCTCGCGCGCTGCCGCGCCATCGTCGAATCGGCGGACTGGGCCGACGGCAAGATCACCGCCGGCACCCAGTCCAGCCAGGTCAAGAACAACCGCCAGTTGCCCGAGGATGGCGAAGCCTCTCGCGCGGCGCGCGCCATCGTGGTCGATGCCCTGGCCAAAAGCGCGCTGTTCATGACCGGCGCGCTGCCGAAGAAGACTTATCCGCCGCTGTTCAACCGCTACGAGGGCGACTTCAATACGTTCGGCAACCACATCGACAATGCCGTGCGCACCTCGGTCGCCACCGGCGCCTGGGTGCGGACCGACCTGTCGGCGACGCTATTCCTGACCGGACCGGAAGAATACGATGGCGGCGAACTGGTGATCGAGGATACCTTCGGCACGCAATCGGTCAAGCTGCCGGCCGGCGACATGATCCTGTATCCTTCGTCGAGCGTGCACCGGGTCGAACCGGTCACACGCGGCGCGCGCATCGCCTCCTTTTTCTGGATCGAGAGCATGGTGCGCGACGATGCCCAGCGGCGCATGCTATTCGATCTCGACATGTCGATCCTGTCACTCCGGGAAGCCGGGGGCGACACGCCACCGGTGGTCAAGCTGACAGGCTGCTATCACAATCTGCTGCGCATGTGGGCGGAAACTTAG
- a CDS encoding sensor histidine kinase, with product MTRPALLRDSLRLRLLAGTLVWILASIAVAGWGLDGLFRRHVEQQFDAELKTHLDQLTANLVFDERGQPSLSAPLSDPRLSRPLSGLYWQIDRLNRGDAPVLRGLLRSRSLWDTVLEVPHDALGDGAIHRHRIGGPQAARLGVVERMLYPSGRPDLPLRLIVAADEALMDAPAQRFGGMLWLALGILGAGLAVTAVVQVAVGLAPLSHLHKALSAVRNGEAQQLTGDFPAEIGPLVDEFNTVIAQNAEVVARARTQSGNLAHALKTPLSVMSNAAALEQGEFARLVGEQVETARRQVEYHLKRARVAAAVNVPGARTGVALALDQLAKVMRRVHAERDLDLQVFPVAGSLCFRGEEQDLHEMLGNLLDNACKWAKHRIEVRAVEEQEQVVITVADDGNGLPAARRDAMLQRGVRADEQVAGSGLGLAIVDDLARMYGGEVMLADSPLGGLQVELRLPACPTGAS from the coding sequence ATGACCCGGCCTGCCTTGTTGCGCGACTCGCTGCGCCTGCGATTGCTGGCCGGCACGCTGGTATGGATTCTCGCCTCGATTGCGGTGGCGGGCTGGGGGCTGGATGGATTGTTCCGCCGCCATGTCGAACAACAGTTTGACGCCGAGTTGAAGACGCACCTGGATCAGTTGACGGCAAACCTGGTTTTTGACGAGCGCGGGCAGCCGTCGCTGTCGGCGCCCTTGAGCGACCCGCGCCTGAGCAGGCCGCTCTCCGGCCTTTACTGGCAAATCGACCGCCTGAATCGCGGCGATGCTCCCGTGCTGCGCGGGCTGCTGCGTTCGCGCTCGCTGTGGGACACCGTGCTTGAAGTGCCGCATGATGCGCTGGGCGATGGTGCCATTCACCGGCATCGCATCGGCGGCCCGCAAGCGGCACGTCTCGGGGTGGTCGAGCGCATGCTCTATCCGTCCGGCAGGCCGGACCTGCCGTTGCGCCTGATTGTCGCGGCCGACGAAGCCTTGATGGATGCGCCTGCGCAACGTTTTGGCGGTATGCTCTGGCTGGCGCTGGGCATCCTTGGCGCCGGTCTCGCGGTTACCGCGGTCGTGCAGGTTGCGGTCGGCCTGGCGCCCCTGAGCCATTTGCACAAAGCCTTGAGCGCGGTGCGCAACGGCGAGGCGCAGCAACTCACCGGGGATTTTCCGGCCGAGATCGGGCCGCTGGTGGATGAGTTCAATACCGTAATCGCCCAGAACGCCGAGGTCGTTGCACGCGCGCGCACGCAATCGGGCAACCTGGCCCATGCGCTGAAGACGCCGCTGAGCGTGATGTCCAATGCTGCCGCGCTCGAACAGGGCGAGTTCGCCCGCCTCGTCGGCGAACAGGTCGAGACGGCAAGGCGGCAAGTGGAGTACCACCTCAAGCGGGCGCGCGTGGCGGCTGCAGTCAATGTTCCCGGCGCCAGGACTGGGGTGGCGCTGGCCCTTGACCAGCTGGCAAAGGTCATGCGGCGGGTTCATGCCGAGCGTGATCTGGACCTGCAAGTCTTTCCCGTCGCCGGCAGTCTTTGTTTTCGCGGCGAGGAACAGGACTTGCACGAAATGCTGGGAAATCTGCTGGACAATGCCTGCAAATGGGCGAAGCATCGCATCGAGGTGCGCGCAGTCGAAGAGCAGGAGCAGGTGGTGATTACGGTCGCGGACGACGGCAATGGCTTGCCGGCCGCGCGTCGCGATGCCATGCTGCAGCGAGGCGTGCGGGCTGACGAGCAGGTTGCCGGCTCGGGGCTGGGTCTCGCCATTGTCGACGACCTGGCGCGCATGTATGGCGGGGAGGTGATGCTCGCGGATTCGCCCTTGGGCGGATTGCAGGTTGAGTTGCGCCTGCCGGCTTGCCCGACCGGCGCATCGTGA
- a CDS encoding response regulator transcription factor, whose amino-acid sequence MRVLVVEDDPALAAQLVAAVSAAGYAVDAACDGEDAWFRGDDDSQPYDAVVLDLGLPLMDGLTVLKKWRSAGRTMPVLILTARDNWHEKVAGIDAGADDYLTKPFHMEELLARLRALIRRAGRHASAQLTCGGVTLDTRNSRVTVDGQALGLTGHEFRVLSYLMHHQGELVSRSDLIDHIYAQDFDRDSNTVEVFIARLRKKLPPGAIETVRGLGYRLLCPQ is encoded by the coding sequence ATGCGTGTTCTGGTGGTCGAAGATGACCCGGCGCTTGCGGCGCAGCTGGTCGCGGCCGTCAGCGCAGCGGGCTATGCGGTCGATGCGGCCTGCGATGGCGAGGACGCATGGTTTCGCGGCGACGACGACAGCCAGCCCTACGATGCCGTGGTGCTCGACCTGGGCCTGCCGCTCATGGATGGCCTGACGGTGCTGAAAAAGTGGCGCTCCGCCGGGCGGACCATGCCGGTGCTGATCCTGACGGCGCGCGACAACTGGCACGAAAAGGTCGCCGGCATCGATGCCGGCGCCGATGATTACCTTACCAAGCCGTTTCACATGGAAGAACTGCTGGCACGCCTGCGTGCGCTGATCCGGCGCGCCGGCAGACACGCCAGCGCGCAGCTGACTTGCGGCGGCGTCACGCTGGACACGCGCAACAGCCGTGTCACCGTCGACGGCCAGGCGCTCGGATTGACCGGCCATGAATTCCGTGTGCTGTCATACCTGATGCATCACCAGGGCGAACTGGTTTCGCGCAGCGACCTGATCGACCATATCTACGCGCAGGATTTCGATCGCGACTCCAATACGGTCGAAGTATTCATTGCGCGCCTGCGCAAGAAGCTGCCGCCCGGGGCGATCGAAACCGTGCGCGGCCTGGGTTATCGTCTCCTGTGTCCGCAATGA
- a CDS encoding PepSY domain-containing protein: MKPHHYFPVALALSLAIGAAPSTQAGDDHERARQAVAAGEVLPLSSVLAEVERQYPGQVMEVELERDDGIWVYEIKVLRPSGALLKLKVDGRSGSVLGSKSKKQGGH, translated from the coding sequence ATGAAACCGCACCACTATTTTCCGGTTGCGCTGGCGCTGTCGCTCGCCATCGGGGCTGCGCCCTCCACCCAGGCCGGGGATGACCATGAGCGTGCGCGCCAGGCAGTCGCGGCCGGGGAAGTGCTGCCCCTGAGTTCTGTGCTTGCCGAAGTGGAGCGGCAGTATCCGGGGCAGGTCATGGAAGTCGAACTCGAACGCGACGATGGGATTTGGGTTTATGAAATCAAGGTGCTGCGTCCGAGCGGCGCCCTGCTCAAGCTGAAAGTGGACGGGCGCAGCGGCAGCGTGTTGGGCAGCAAAAGCAAAAAGCAGGGAGGTCATTGA
- a CDS encoding PepSY domain-containing protein, translated as MRTPTRHILSALAIGTTLLAAGAIAAPAVAQSARPAQSTAAQPELSIAQISEKLKAAGYSGITDIERERDTYEVKATDKAGARVKLHVDPQSGNVLETRKKGEGRHERNDDSRN; from the coding sequence ATGCGTACCCCTACCCGCCATATTCTATCCGCTCTTGCCATTGGCACGACCCTCCTGGCTGCTGGCGCCATTGCCGCACCGGCAGTCGCGCAGAGCGCCAGGCCGGCGCAAAGCACTGCCGCACAGCCCGAATTGTCGATTGCGCAGATCAGCGAGAAGCTGAAGGCCGCCGGCTATAGCGGCATCACGGACATCGAGCGCGAGCGCGACACCTATGAAGTCAAGGCAACTGACAAGGCCGGCGCGCGGGTCAAGCTGCATGTCGATCCGCAGTCCGGCAACGTCCTGGAAACCCGCAAAAAAGGCGAGGGCCGGCATGAACGTAATGATGACTCCAGGAATTAA